AAGACAAAAAGGCTTTCAGAGACATTTATAGCTTCCACTGTGAATAGAGAGCCAAAAAGATAATTTAGAAGGGTTATATCATATTGAGAGGTTTTAGTAGCAAGGATTAGAGCAACTCCGAGAGATAGATAAGTTATAAGAGAGGTTGCAGTATCTTCAAAAATATGTAACACCTTTACTAAGAGGTGTATAAATGAGCTTAAAAGAAGGGTCAGAAGAAGTAAAAAAGGGAAGTGTAAGTAATGAGGGACAAGAGGTGAAATAACCGAGAGAATTAGAAGGGAAAGCAATAAAAGATGAGTTATAGCATGGGGAAAGAGGGAATTTTTTTGAAGGATTAGATAGGGAGAGGTAAGAGCAGAAGAAACTGCAAAGAAAAGCCCGGACAAAAGCCCCCATTTGAAAAGTTTAAGGAAAAAGACCAAATTCTCCATAATTTCTACCAATGAAGGTGTTCTACCCTATGATAGGGAAGATCTGTAATACCTTTTTCTGCTAAAACGCAAAACTCTTCATGTTCTCCGTGATAGTAGAGCCTGTGGTTCAGGCAGGCAACTTTATTTATCTCCCGAGTTAAAAGCCATGTTTCGTGAGTAATAAGAATGATAGTCAAGCCCCTTTTATGAAAATCCGAAAGGATTTGATAAAAGGCCTCCTGGGAAACAAAGTCAAGCCCAACTGAAGGCTCATCCAAAATCAAAATCTCTGGTTTTAAAAGCAAGGCCCTAACTAAATAAGCCCTCTGAAGTTGACCAAAGGAGAGGTGAGATATCTTCTTGGAAATTAGTTCTTCAAGCCCAAAGGTTTCTATAAGAAATTTAAGATGAGATGTATCAACAGGCTTTTTATACCACTTAGAGGGGAGAAGGACAAATTCTTTTAAAGTTATCGGATTCAAAGAGAGCAATTCTTTGCCTGCTCTCTGGGGGAGATAGCCAATTTTATACCAGTGTTTAAAAGTAGAGATTGGCTCTCCCCAAAGGGTAATTTTACCCCTTTGAGGCTGCAAAAACCCAAGAAGACACCTGATAAGAGTACTCTTACCACCCCCATTGGGACCAATGATAGCCAGAAAATCTCCTTGATTTATCGTTAAATTTATTTCCTCTAAAATGGGCTTTTCATTAAAGGAGAGCGTTAAATTTTCAACCTGGATCATAATTTTGCAGGTTTTATTTCTTCCCAGAGGGCATCCATTTCTTCAAGGGAGAGCTCTTGAAGGCCTTTTCCCTTTTCTTTTATCCTTCTTTCCATTTCTCTAAATCTTTGCTCAAACTTTTCTAAAGCCTCTCTTAGGGCCTCTTCGGGATTAAGGTTTAGTTTTCTTGATAGATTGGCTAAGGAAAAGAGTAAGTCCCCCAGTTCCTCTTTTATCTGAGAGGTATTGCCTTGGGATAGAGCCTCTTCAAGCTCTCTAAGTTCTTCATATATCTTTGGAAAGACCTCCTGAGGGGAGTTCCAGTCAAAACCTACTCTTTCAGCTCTCTCTCCGAGTCTGTATGCCCTTTGTAGGGCAGGAAGACTCTTAGGAATATTGCCAAGAACCGATTCACTTTTACCCTCTTTACTTTTTATTTTTTGCCAGTTAGAAATAACCTCTTCTGCTGTTTTGGCCTCCTCTTCACCAAAGACATGGGGATGCCTTCTTATCATTTTCTGAAAGGTTAAATAGACAAGATCTCTAATAGAAAAAACACCTGCCTCTTCATAAAGATAAATAATAAAAAGAAGTAAAAATAGTAAATCCCCTAACTCCTCCTTAATCTCTTCAGGAGAGCCCTTTTCAATAGCTTCAAGGGCTTCATAGGTCTCCTCTAAAAGATATTTTTTAAGGCTCTGGGGAGTTTGCTTTTTGTCCCAGGGGCACCCTTTCTCACTTCTTAAGGCTTCAACTATTTCATAGAGAGAGGTTAGATCCCCTTTTCTTTGAAAGGAAAATTTAAGCTTAATTCCCATGGACAACAGGTTTTAAATTGAACAACTTGCTTTAAATTTTTTCATTATATGAGGAATTAATCCTCCATCTTCAAGAATTGTCTTCATAAAAGAGGGTAAAGGATGAATCTTATATGTTTTTTTCTGCGTATGATTGATAATCAGTCCCTTTTCCACATCTACCTCCAGTTCATCTCCATTCTGGGCGTCTTTTACAGCTTCTGGGCATTCAATTATCAAAAGTCCTGTATTGAAGGCATTTCTATAAAAGATCCTTGCAAAGGATTCTGCAATCACACAGGATATTCCGCAGGCCTTAATGGCAATGGGAGCATGTTCCCTTGAGGAGCCACAACCAAAATTTCTTCCTGCAACAAGGATATCTCCAGGTTTTACTTTTTTTGAAAATTCTGGATCTGCATCCTCCATGCAGTGTTTGGCAAGTTCTTCAGGATCAGTGGTATTTAAATACCGAGCAGGAATTATGACATCTGTATCCACATTGTCTCCAAATTTCCACACCTTTCCCTTAATCATTTTTTTCCTCCTTACAAAAGTTTTTCAAATTATTTTCTATCTCTTCTACAAAACTCAAAAGGTCATCTTTATGGGTTTTTACCTCTTTAAGTAAAAGTTTATCATCAATATCCCAATATCTATGAACGAGTAAATTTCTCAATTTAGCAAGTCCTATAAGTTTTTCACCTAAGGATTCACTTATAAGAGAAAAATCTTTAGCTTTTTTTATGCAATCTATATAGCCACTACAGGCTTTATTTTTAACTTTACTCAAGAGATGAGTAAGAATATTGCAGATAGCCTCAACTGAGATAATTAATTCAAATTTTAGAGCCCCAAGGGAAATTCGGTCTTCAAGAAGTATATTTTCATCCTTAGAAGAGATTTTCACTATCTGGGAATAGGAGTCCTTGATATTCTCAAGATTTTTATAAATTTTTTCTAAATTTATTTTCATCAGGAAAGTAAGCCCTCAATACCAAGGCTTAAGTTTCTGAAATGGGCGTATTCTCTATATTTAAGGGAAACTTTTTCTATAAAATCTGTTCTCAGTTCTTCATCTTTGCTAAAGAGTAAGATCCCCTTTGAGAGAATTTCCATCTGAA
This window of the Caldimicrobium thiodismutans genome carries:
- a CDS encoding metal ABC transporter permease; its protein translation is MENLVFFLKLFKWGLLSGLFFAVSSALTSPYLILQKNSLFPHAITHLLLLSLLILSVISPLVPHYLHFPFLLLLTLLLSSFIHLLVKVLHIFEDTATSLITYLSLGVALILATKTSQYDITLLNYLFGSLFTVEAINVSESLFVFIISLGLFFYYKDIWLTLGIEKEVPGLDFQKAQFFFLLLITLQTLIGVKLMGVLLVSAFFVFASTLALKSSPSFKWVVPLTIFFNLFAVVSGFLLSIYFDLPFSAGAIIIMGLYIPMLFLVRHR
- a CDS encoding metal ABC transporter ATP-binding protein, which encodes MIQVENLTLSFNEKPILEEINLTINQGDFLAIIGPNGGGKSTLIRCLLGFLQPQRGKITLWGEPISTFKHWYKIGYLPQRAGKELLSLNPITLKEFVLLPSKWYKKPVDTSHLKFLIETFGLEELISKKISHLSFGQLQRAYLVRALLLKPEILILDEPSVGLDFVSQEAFYQILSDFHKRGLTIILITHETWLLTREINKVACLNHRLYYHGEHEEFCVLAEKGITDLPYHRVEHLHW
- the mazG gene encoding nucleoside triphosphate pyrophosphohydrolase codes for the protein MGIKLKFSFQRKGDLTSLYEIVEALRSEKGCPWDKKQTPQSLKKYLLEETYEALEAIEKGSPEEIKEELGDLLFLLLFIIYLYEEAGVFSIRDLVYLTFQKMIRRHPHVFGEEEAKTAEEVISNWQKIKSKEGKSESVLGNIPKSLPALQRAYRLGERAERVGFDWNSPQEVFPKIYEELRELEEALSQGNTSQIKEELGDLLFSLANLSRKLNLNPEEALREALEKFEQRFREMERRIKEKGKGLQELSLEEMDALWEEIKPAKL
- the leuD gene encoding 3-isopropylmalate dehydratase small subunit, translating into MIKGKVWKFGDNVDTDVIIPARYLNTTDPEELAKHCMEDADPEFSKKVKPGDILVAGRNFGCGSSREHAPIAIKACGISCVIAESFARIFYRNAFNTGLLIIECPEAVKDAQNGDELEVDVEKGLIINHTQKKTYKIHPLPSFMKTILEDGGLIPHIMKKFKASCSI
- the hepT gene encoding type VII toxin-antitoxin system HepT family RNase toxin, translated to MKINLEKIYKNLENIKDSYSQIVKISSKDENILLEDRISLGALKFELIISVEAICNILTHLLSKVKNKACSGYIDCIKKAKDFSLISESLGEKLIGLAKLRNLLVHRYWDIDDKLLLKEVKTHKDDLLSFVEEIENNLKNFCKEEKND